The Streptococcus iniae genome contains the following window.
TCCATTATTTGCAATAGCAACAACATAACGTAATTGTTGAATATTCATCCTAATTTCCCTTATATTAATAAGCACTATTATACCACAAAGTCCAGTGATAAAAAATTATTGTTCTTGATTAAGATAGCTAAAAAAACAAATAAAAGAGCTATCTGACTAACAGATAACTCTTTCTAAATTGTTAGATAAGCCTTATTTAGCAACTGGGTAAACAGAAACTTGTTTTTTGTCGCGACCTTTACGTTCAAAGCGTACAACGCCTTCAACTTTAGCAAACAATGTATCATCTCCACCACGTCCTACATTTTCACCAGCATGGATATGAGTTCCACGTTGACGGTAAAGAATTGATCCACCTGATACAGTTTGACCATCAGCAGCTTTAGCGCCTAAACGTTTAGCTTGTGAGTCACGTCCGTTTGATGTTGAACCTCCACCTTTTTTGTGGGCGAAAAGTTGCAAGTTAGCAAGATTCATTTTTAACATAATGTTGTTTCCTCTCTTAAAATAATTTTAGATGACTTTTGTACTAACAAATTCCGAAGAATCTTCAGACAATTTAGTCATTCCTAGAAGAAATGATTCAAACAACAGTTGAACATTCTCCTTATTGTCATGTGGGATAGACACTTTCATGTACCCACCTTCAACTTGATCTACCTTTATAGAAGCCTGTGTCTTTGTTAATAGCTCTAGTGAATTAATAAAATTAATAGCAAGAGTACTAACAGCTGCACAAACAATATCAAAGCCATATTCACCACTACCAGCATGACCTGTCAGTTCTGCACTGAGCAAAGCCCCATCCTTGTGTCGTGTAAAAATTGCTTTAATCATCTAGAAATTAAGCGTTGATTGCGTTGATGACAACTTTAGTGTAAGGTTGACGATGACCTTGTTTACGGTGGCTACCTTTTTTAGGTTTGTATTTGAAAGTAACAACTTTCTTTTGTTTTCCTTGTTTTTCAACAGTTCCAACTACAGTAGCTCCTTCAACAACTGGAGTACCAACTACAGTTTTGTCACCACCTACAAGAACAACTTCGTTAAATGTTACTTCTGCTCCAGCTTCAACGTCGATTTTTTCAACGTAGATTGCTTGACCTACTTCAACTTTAACTTGTTTTCCACCAGTTTTGATGATTGCGTATGTGCTCATGATGCACCTCCTATTATTTTTTTCTGAGGTTTCCCTCTGTGAAGACTCGCCTGGGAATCGTGAGATTACTCTACTTAAAACGATTTTCGCGCGGTTGCACAGGATGTGCATTTAGTCAACATTACAAGTCTACCACTATCTGATCTATTTTGCAAGAGATTTAAGTGAAATAGATCAATTTTTGTCAAAGAGAAGCCTTGTTTTCTTCCTAAGAAAGTTCTAAAATGAAGTTAGCCATCTGAGGGTATGAAAAAACATCTCAAAGAGATATACTTGTAGTTCACCACAAACACAAGATAGGACACTTTGAGATGCATGAACATTATACACCAAAAGGAAAACATTTGACAATAGCTGAGCGTTACTTCATCGAGAAATGGAAGTCAGAAGGAAAGTCCAATAGAGCCATCGCTAACTTGCTAGGTAAAGCGCCTCAAACCATTCATAATGAGGTTAAACGAGGACTTGTTAGACAACAAATTCGTAAAGGTAAATTTGAAATGATTTATCAAGCTGACTACGCTCAAGCTAGCTATGAGAATAAACGACGAAATTCTATTCGTTCTATTGGCTTGGATAAAGATACGAAAGAGAGGATTCTGCACTATATGAGGCAGAACTTTTCACCTGAAATGATGGTGAAGTCGAAAGGTATAGCTGTTCCTGTTTCAACCATCTATTATTGGATTCATAACGGACACCTTGGCATCCATTCTGATCACATCTTGTATCCAAGGAAAAGAAAGGGAAAATCAAAGAAGGCTAGCCCTCGTTTCAAACCTGCTGGTCAATCCATTGAGAAAAGACCTGATGCGATTAATCGTAGACTTGAAAATGGGCATTATGAAATTGATACGGTCATTCTAACAAGGGCTAAGAATGAATGTCTACTAACTCTAACAGACCGCCGTAGTCGTCACCAGATTATCAGACTCATTCCGGATAAGTCTGCTCAGTCGGTCAATCATGCCTTAGAAAGTATAGTAAAGACTCACTCTATTCACTCTATTACAGCTGATAACGGAACTGAATTCAACAGACTTTCTCTTGTCTTTCCAAAAGAAGATATCTACTACGCACATCCCTACGCTTCCTGGGAAAGGGGAACGAATGAGAACCACAACAGACTGATCAGAAGATGGTTACCTAAAGGAACAAAGAAAACGACCCAAAGAGAGGTCGCATTCATTGAAAATTGGATAAACAACTATCCTAAGAAAATATTAGACTACAAATCTCCTAAAGAGTTTTTAACCGTTGGCTAACTTGGACTTGAAATTTAGCTTGTTTTCTTTCTAATTATTTTAAAGGACTTCCTCTACTCTTTCTTATTGAAATAGGACTCCAATTATAGTACACTCAGGTTATGTTTTTCAAAAAGAAAAGGAGTTAACTTGTGGTAAGAAATCTTATAATTGACACTGATCCTGGAATTGATGACGCAACTGCTATTACACTAGCTTTAATGAGTCCAAAATTTCAAGTACGCTTAATAAGTACTATCGGTGCAAATGTTACGGTTGATCAGGCAACAACAAATGCTCTAAAATTAGTAGCATTTTTAGAGAAGGATGTTCCTGTTGCGAGAGGTTCAGAAAAACCATTGTTAAAGGAATTGCAAACAGTTCCTGGAATTCATGGTGTTTCAGGTATGGATGGTTACCATTTTCCTGAACCTAAACAAAAAGCATTAGAGATTCACGCTGTTGAGGCAATGAGGCAAACGATTTTAGCCTATCCAAATGATATTACTATTGTTTCAATTGGAGCTATGACTAATCTTGCTCTCTTAATCTCAATGTATCCTGACATCAAAAAAAATATCACTGAAATTGTCATGATGGGTGGCGCTATCCATGGTGGCAATACATCATCACTTGCTGAATTTAATGTTGCAAGTGATCCTCATGCTGCAGCTATTGTTTTTAGTTCTGGAATTCCTTTAACCATGATTGGATTAGATGTAACTGAAAAAGCCTTATTTTACAGAGATGCTGCCATCAAAATGAAAGAAAGTGGTCCAACTGGCCAAATGCTCTATCAGTTATTTGAGCATTATGGTGGACCAAGTTTAGATATGGGCATGACTATTCATGATGCCAGTACGATAGCTTACCTATCACAACCAGATTTATTTACAACTGAAAAACGTTATTTGCGCGTTGTGACTGAAGGATTAGCTGCTGGAGCTATTATTACAAATTCTCACTACGAACCAGTTCCCAAAGAATTGGAAAATGTAACAGTCTGTATGGCTGTAGATCATAAAAAATTTGAAGATTGGATTCTTTCGCAATTTATAAAATGATAATTACCTTAAAAAATGATGGCATTTAGCTTTCATTTTTTTCTCTTTTATTGTATTATTGTCATATCACACAAGGAGGATTTATGAGAGATAAACTAACAACACTAAGGTGGTTTGATATATTAGTTGTGACTATCATTCTTTTCACAGATGGTATTATTAATTCAACTAAACAATATTTGGCCCTTCTCAATCAAACAAGTAACTTAACAGATAATCTTACTTTTTCAAGTGGGCAAAACTATCAAGCCTTCTTACTTCAAAGTTTGCTACTTTTAATGGCAGCTGCTTATCTTTACTTTAGACGTTTTGATTTTTCTGTTTTAACAACTAAAATAAATGTTAAGCCCATAGTGATTCTACAAGCTATCCTAATATTTATCGTGGCTTCTTTCTTAATGGATTTGTCTTATCTTATTTCCTATCAATTGGAAAATGCTATTAGACCAAGTCTATACCATATGTTTTCAAATCTTGATTTTTCACTTGTCCTTTATTCATTTCTTAATGGTTTTTATGAAGAGATTTTTTTCTTAGGAATTTGTTTAAGTGTTAAGCCAGACTATATCAAATGGGCTTTTCTTTATAGTTTGCTTATCAGGACTTCTTTTCACACTTATCAAGGTCTTACGGCAGCATTTAGTATCGGTTTAATTTTGGGAACACTTTTTTATGTCTTGTACCGAAAACTAAAACCCGAAAACCTATTACCTTTCTTCTTAGCCCATGCTATTGCTGATATGATTGGCTTATCAGTCATTTTTTACTTTTGGCAATAATCAAGAAGTTAGATAAAATGTAATAATACAGTAAAGGCATAGAATTAGCTTAGCAAAACGCTGATTCTATGCCTTTTAGAGTATTCAAGTTGTGTTTACCAGTTTAAATTGACATGATCTGTCATTTCTTTATAAGCAATATCGGCTTTTTCTTGTGTCTTAGCATCAATCTTTTTACGGTATTTACCACCTTTAATAAAATCTTCTAAAACCAATGTTCTATAATTGAAAAGTTCATACCCTTTATCATTGTAAATCCCTTTTGATTTTGCTAATACCATGGTTGGGTGTGCTTTTGCTGTTTTAATTCTAGTATGCTTACCTTTTTTCTCGAAGGTAACATCCATCAAAAGCCCTCTCTCAGTCCAAATATCGTCAACAGTCTCAAGGCGTTGATTGGAAATGAAATTTCCCATAGAATAAATGATCAATTTTTTTTGACCATTTTTTGTAATGGTTTCGGATGGTTCTACCACGTGAGGATGGCCACCAAGAATTAAATCCGCTCCCCAATCAACCATTTTGCGGTAAAGAAGCTTTTGGTCTTCTGTTGGTTCCAAGGCGTACTCAGTTCCCATTTGGGGCATGACAATAGTGACATCGGCTAGTTTTTCTGCTTTTTTGATTTCTTTTTTTATTTTTTCAGGGTCTAAATCAGACATATGACTGTCATATTCTGTTTGAGACAAATTGCCTTCCATACCATTATAACCATAAGAATAGCCTAAGATAGCAATTTTAATGCCATTAACCTTTTTAATTAAAAACTCTTCATCGTTTCTATTTTTTTTATAGACACCAATACTGTCAATACCTCTTTTTTTGAAGACTTCTTTCGTATTTAAAGCACCGGCTAAACCAGAATCTAAGATATGATTATGGGCCAAATCAACTACGTCATAGCCCGTTTCCTTAATAGCGTCAGCAATATCAATTGGTGCATTAAAGAGGGGATAACCTGCCAATGGGTATTCTGAACTAATTGTCCCTTCATAATCTCCAATTGCTAAATCTGCTTTACTGATATGCTCTTTAACATATTCAAAATAGGGAGTAAAATCATATTTTCCTGGTGATATCTGAGCACTTTCATAAAGCACATCGTGTATTAAGATGTCACCATTTGCTACTACACGAGCAGTTTTACTGACTTCTAGCTTCTTGGTCTGATTGTTTTTACTTTCACGGCTTTGAAAACCCAAGACATCATAGACAAGAGAAAAAAGTAAAATTGCTGCAATGATGCTTATTATATAATAAATTACTTTTTTAATTCTTTGTGTTTTTTCCAATTGAAAGCCTCCTTTTCTCCATTATAGCATTTTTAGAAAGCCTTTTCCTTAAGAAAAAAGAATTCCTTGGGAGAAATTCTTTTATAATAAATCATCAATTAAATCAGAAACAGCATCATTCGCAACTTCAGGAGTGATTTCTGTTACCATAATACCAGCTACTACTCTTTCTACTAAGCCTTCAATATCAAAACGTTCTTCATATTTTTCAACATTTGATAATTTAGGATTGGTTTTAGGACGATCTGGTGCAAAAATAGTACAACAATCTTCAAAAGGTTGTATGGAAATGTCAAAGGTATCAATCGCTTGAGCTATTTCAATGATTTCTAATTTGTCCATTGTAACTACCGGTCTTATGATGGGTGTTGCAGTTACAGCATTTATAGCTTGCATGCTTTCAAGGGTTTGACTAGCAACCTGACCTAAACTTTCTCCATTAATAATAACTAAGGCATTACGTTTTTCGCGAAGAGAATCCGTAATACGCATCATAAAACGACGTGTTAATGTCATAAGGTAAGCTTCAGGCGCTTTATTCTTGATTTCTTCTTGAATTTCAGTAAATGGAACTTCAATAAATTGGATATTGCCACCAAATCTTGTTAAGCGACGTGTTAAATCTTGCGCTTTTTTTAAGGCACCTGGACTTGTATACGGTGGGCTTGCAAAATGAACAGCCTCTATATCAACACCACGCTTAAGGGCTAAATAACCTGCTACTGGAGAATCAATGCCACCAGATAACATGAGCATTCCCTTCCCAGAAGTCCCAACTGGTAATCCACCAGCTCCTTTAATCTCTTCATGCGAAATATAAGCTGCTTCGTCTCGAATTTCAACTTTTAGATTAACATCAGGATTTTTCATTTGAGCTTTTATCTCTGGTAAAACTGTAAAAACAGCACCACCTAAAGTCTGATTAAGTTCACGACTATCTAACTCAAAGTGATGGTCACTGCGTTTACTTGAAATCTTAAAAGTCATTCCGTCATGATAAAGGCTTGTCATAATCTCTTGAACAGCAGAAATAAGAGTTGGCATATTTTTCTCAACCTTATACACTGGAGCTAAAGCCTGAATCCCAAAAACTAATTTAAGTGAAGCAATAACAGCTTGTGGATCTGTACCGTTTAAAAAGACATGTGTTCTATCTCTATCTGAGTGAACCGTGATATTTGGGTAAACGGAAAGAATATCTTGAATATTGCCTTTTAATTTATTAATAAAACGCATGCGATTTTTGCCTTTGGTTGAAAGTTCGCCGTGACGAACCATAATTTCTGAATAATTCATGTTATCTGACTTTCTGTGTTTTTTGATAAATCTGTTTAAATAAGGTTAGGAACTGTTCAACTTGACTCATGTCATTATCATCATCCATACTAATTCGAACTGCTGTTTCAGCTTGTTGTGTAGGTATTCCCATTGAAATCAAAGTTCCTGCAGGTTTTCCTGCTTTAGAAGAACAAGCACTGGTTGTTGAGATATAGACCGAATGATTCTCAAATGCATGAACGATAACTTCACCACGAACGCCTTTTATTCCAAAAGTTAATATATTGGGAACAAAATTATCCATTTCTGAAAATAAAGTAACATCAGCATAATCACTAAGAGCTTTATAAAGAACTTCTTTCATCGCTTTTAATTTTTTTAATGATTGTTCTTCTTTTTCAAGGCTAATTCTTAATGCTTTAGCCATACTAGCAATTGCAGCAACATTTTCTGTTGTTGACCTAAGATCATCTTCTTGACCACCTCCATGCAATAATGGCGTCAAGCGTTTTCCTTTTTTCTTATAAAGGAAGCCAACACCTCTTACAGCGTGAAACTTATGCCCTGAAAAAGAGGCAAAATCCACCCGCTCAGTTAAATAGCTATTAAGGGGTATCTTCCCAATAGCTTGAACAGCATCAACATGGAAAGAAATTGTAGGTTTATCCATTAGTAAATTTGAAATCCCTTGAATATCTTGAATTGATCCAATTTCATTATTCACTGCCATAACAGACACCAAAATTGTATCCTGACGAATCAAATTTTCAAGTTGCTTCAAATCAACAAAACCAGCTTTGGTTACAGGTGCAAAGAATACTTCAAATCCCATTGTTTCTAGCCATTTGGCACTTTCTTTTATTGCCGGATGTTCAATATCAGAAACAATAATATGCTTTCCAAAAGAGGCTTTTTCAAAAGCAATACCTTTTAATGCCCAATTATCACTTTCTGTTCCGCCAGATGTAAATAAAACTTCTTGCGGTAAACACCCTAGAAGATCCGCTATTTGCTTACGGGAAGCTTGTAAAATTCTTGTCGCATTACTTCCCAACTCATGTAAACTAGAGGGGTTCCCAAAAATTTTTTGAGAAACCTCTTGAAAAGTTCTTAGAGCTTCTGGATAGGGAAGTGTTGTTGCTGAATTATCAAAATAAATCATGTGTCACCTTATCTTTTTTCAATCATTCTATTTTAACATAAAATTGTCAAAAGAAAAAATAGCTGTGACTTTTCAGTTACTCCGTCACTTTGAAGTAAATAATTGACTTAGATTTCCATCAAGCTTATACTATTTAAGTAAACTTTTAAAGTTTTTTAAAGGTTAAATAGCTATAATAGAATGAAACAAAGACAGAAAGAGGACTGAGATGACAAGTCACTATTCACGAAAAAATAAAAGACCATCAAAATCTGAAATTCCTACTAAACACATCAAGGCAGGTCTTACAACACTTCAAAAAACCATCGCATTGGTTGGTAGTATTTTAAGTATCATTGTAGCAACAATAACAATTACACGCGCCTTACATCCTGAAAGAGAGGATAAAAAGGAATCAAATACCGGTCAGCCAACCTCAACCATTGTAAAAATTATTGAAAAAGAAAGTTCTAGTCAACAAAAAAATGACAGTCAAACAGAACTTCCAAGTAACACAGGTCAATCGTCATCTTCTTTACCATCTGAAACGCCTGCTACGCAATCAAGCCCTACAACTTCTTCAACACCAGAAGTTCCACTTAATCCTGAGGAGGCAGGTACTTCAAGCTCATCAAATCAATCACATTAAAAATCTACATGCAGTTAGTCATGCATGTAGATTTTTTTAACGCATGGTGACAAATTCTTCAGCACCAGTTGGATGGATAGCAACGGTTTGGTCAAAATCAGCCTTTGTTGCTCCCATTTTGATAGCTACTGCGAAGCCTTGAATCATTTCATCGACGCCATAACCAATACCATGGAGACCAATAACTCTTTCATCTGCTCCTTTTGTAATTAACTTCATCTGACATGCCTGTCGATGCTTAGTAACAGCCGTATACATAGAAGTGAAACTTGAGCGATATACCTTGATATTTTCCTGACCAAATTCAGCAATAGCCGCTTCTTCACTCAAACCAACCGATCCAATAGCTGGATGACTAAAAATGACTGTTGCTACATTTTGATAATCTAAGGCGTCATATGTCTTCCCATTGAAAAGTCGTTCTGATAATTTACGCCCTGCAGCAACAGCAACAGGCGTCAAAGCAAGTTTACCATTAATATCACCAACAGCATATATTCCAGGGATTGAGGTGTTTTCATAACTATCTGTCTCAATGTAACCATTTTTTGTTAGTGTGATACCTAGTTTTTCTAAGCCGAAATTTTCTGTATTGGCTTTCCGTCCAATTGCCCAAATCAATTGATCGACTTCTAGGATTTCCCCATTTGCTAAGGTCACAAGAAGTGATTTATCAGCAGCCTCTTCCACCTTTGATACTTGACTGTAGGTATGAAGCATTGGACCAGATGTTGACATTTCAGATAGTAGACTAGCAATAATATCCTTGTCAAAAGTTCTCAACGGACGGTCATGTCTGACTAGTAAATGCGTTTGTGAACCAAGTGAATGAAGAACACCAGCTATTTCAACTGCAATGTAGCCAGCACCAACAACTGCTGTTCTTTTAGGAAGTTGATCTAATGCAAAGAAGCCATCTGAAGTGATTCCTAACTCAGCACCAGGAATATCTGGAATAATTGGTCTACCGCCTGTTGCTATTAAAATATGAGGTGCCCTATAAAGATTACCTGAAACTTCTACCGTGTTTTTATCCTCAAAACGAGCATAACCAACAAGAAGTTCTACCCCATTTTTTACAAAACCATTTCTATAGGACTGATGAATACGATCGATATAAGCTTCTCTATTTGCTTTTAGTCTAGAAAAATCAAATGTAAGCTGGTCACTTGTAAATCCATAATCAGCAGCATATTTGGTTAGGCTATCTGCAACCTGCGCACCATACCACATAACCTTTTTAGGCACACAACCTAAATTGACGCATGTTCCTCCAATAGACTTAGCTTCAATTAATAATACTTTTGCGCCATGAATTGCAGCACGATTAGCTGATGCGATCCCAGCACTACCTGCTCCAATAACAATATAATCATAATTTTTTACAGTCAAAACTGTCCACCTTTCTGTCGCCCTTAATCAACTTTCACTAGAAAAACTTGAAAGTGAACTTTCAAGTTTTGTGACTTATTGTAAACTGCTTGCAACCTTTGCTTTAATAAAGTCAGCAGAAGCTTGCAATTGTTTTTCCTCATCATCCGTCAACTGTAATTGTACTTGCTCTATAATACCGACTCTTCCAACAACTGCTGGGTAAGATAAATAAGTATCGAGTGGCTCGTAGTAATTAGACACAGGTAATTCTTCATGGCTATCCGAAATCACCGCTAGAGCTAAGCGAATAGCTGCACTTGCAATCCCATAATTGGTATATTTTTTGCCAAAGAAAACACGGTGTCCACCAATAATAGCCTCCTGACCAAGTTGAGCCAAATCATCGGCTGATGCTATTTCACTTATCCTATTCCCTTTAACCCTTACTTGACTCCATGCAGTAAATTGAGAATTTCCATGCTCACCTAGATTGTAGCCAAAAACACTTCTTGGATCAACTGAAAACTGTCGACCTACTGCCCGTTTCATTCTTGCAGTATCTAATAAAGTACCTGTTCCAATAACTTTTTGCTTAGGTAAGCCTGTATAGGATTGAAAAAGGCTTGTAATCACATCAACTGGATTTGATATGACAATAATTACCCCAGAAAAGCCAACAGCATTTAGCTGTTCAGAAACATCTTTGACCTCAATTGCATTCCCCAATAACTCTGCAAAACGATCAGCATCCGGATTATCTTGAAGTTTAATATCACCTAAGGCTGAAATAACAATTTCAGCATCTGCTAAAGCACGATAATCATTAACAACAATGTTGGCATGATGATTTAAATTAGCTAATGCATCCTGAAAATCAAGGGCATCTGCCTCAACTTTTACTGATTTTTTATCTATAAAGACATAATCATCAAAAGCACCTTGAGCAATGAGACCATGGGCAATAGCAGCCCCTACATTTCCCATACCTATAATTCCAATTTTTCGACTCATCTCTCTCCCCTTGCTAATTCTAAAGAAGTTATTTAACTAAATCATTTAAGGGACCAAAAACAATACGTTCAATGTCTGAAACATAAACAGACAGTTTTTGTTGCGCATCAAAATAAGCCTTAATAACAAGGTTTCCTTCAATTTTTTGACCTAATTCTTGAATAGCAGTTTGCTCTTCTTGTGATGGCATTTGGCCGGTTTGCATCAGCGTTTGAAGTTTTTCTTGCATGGCTACAAATTCATCAAAAAGCATTTTTGCTTCTGAGTCCTCATTGATTGCCATTTTAGCATCTTGAACTGTTTTATATTCTGGTAGCGCACGAATGGCTCTTTCTAATTTGTTAGCATAATCATAAATTTCTTGTGACATATGGTTCTCCTTTAAGTTTGTGCCTTTATCTTATCAAAAAAAATGCTATCTGTCTTTTAATAACTACGAATATAGTCACGGTAACTTTCAAGTGATGTTCGCAAGTCAACCATATTATCAGATGGAAACTTGTCTAATATTTCACTTAAAATGACAGTAGCAATGACATTTTCCATCACTACTCCTGCAGCTGGCAATGCCGTAGGATCAGACCGTTCAACGGTCGCTCTTTTAGCTTGGTGTGTTTCGATATCAACAGACATCAATGGTTTATATAAAGTTGGAATTGGTTTCATAACAGCTCTAATTACCAAAGGTTGACCATTTGTCACTCCTCCCTCAAAACCACCAAGATTATTTGAAGCTCTACTATAGCCAGACACTTGATCCCAAATAATGTCATCCATGACTTCAGATCCTTTCTTACTAGCCATATCAAATCCCATCCCAAATTCAACACCCTTAAAGGCATTAATAGACACAACTGCTTGGGCAATTTTACCATCCAATTTTTTATCCCAATGAACAAAGGACCCTAACCCTGCTGGCAGACCTGATACAATGGTTTCAAGTTTGCCACCAATAGTATCACCTTCTTTTTTGATGCTATCAATATAAGCTTTGATTTGTGCCTCTTGTTTGGGATTAGCAATTGACAAGTCCGACTTAAATGCCGTCTTTTGAACGTCAGCTAAACTTGCTTGCTCACAAATCTCAATCCTAATGCCTCCAAAGACAAGGACATGGTTCAGAAAATAAATATCCAAATCAGCCAATACCTTTTTAGCAAGAGCTCCAATAGCAACACGCATTGCTGTCTCTCTTGCAGATGAACGCTCCAAAGAATTGCGTAAATCATCATATCGGTATTTCATTCCTCCCACTAAGTCAGCATGACCTGGCCTAGGTTGAGTAACCCTTCTCTTGCTCTTAACCTTATCAGTAACCGTCCCGACAGCCATAATATCCAACCATTTCTGATGGTCTTTATTGATAATGGTTAATGTAATTGGAGTACCCGTCGTTTTTCCATGTCTGACACCCGATGACAAAATGACTTTATCGTTTTCAATTGACATTCTAGCCCCACGACCATAG
Protein-coding sequences here:
- a CDS encoding L-lactate dehydrogenase, coding for MSRKIGIIGMGNVGAAIAHGLIAQGAFDDYVFIDKKSVKVEADALDFQDALANLNHHANIVVNDYRALADAEIVISALGDIKLQDNPDADRFAELLGNAIEVKDVSEQLNAVGFSGVIIVISNPVDVITSLFQSYTGLPKQKVIGTGTLLDTARMKRAVGRQFSVDPRSVFGYNLGEHGNSQFTAWSQVRVKGNRISEIASADDLAQLGQEAIIGGHRVFFGKKYTNYGIASAAIRLALAVISDSHEELPVSNYYEPLDTYLSYPAVVGRVGIIEQVQLQLTDDEEKQLQASADFIKAKVASSLQ
- a CDS encoding YlbF/YmcA family competence regulator, with product MSQEIYDYANKLERAIRALPEYKTVQDAKMAINEDSEAKMLFDEFVAMQEKLQTLMQTGQMPSQEEQTAIQELGQKIEGNLVIKAYFDAQQKLSVYVSDIERIVFGPLNDLVK
- the aroC gene encoding chorismate synthase, whose amino-acid sequence is MRYLTAGESHGPSLTGIIEGIPAGLDLSEEDINKELKRRQGGYGRGARMSIENDKVILSSGVRHGKTTGTPITLTIINKDHQKWLDIMAVGTVTDKVKSKRRVTQPRPGHADLVGGMKYRYDDLRNSLERSSARETAMRVAIGALAKKVLADLDIYFLNHVLVFGGIRIEICEQASLADVQKTAFKSDLSIANPKQEAQIKAYIDSIKKEGDTIGGKLETIVSGLPAGLGSFVHWDKKLDGKIAQAVVSINAFKGVEFGMGFDMASKKGSEVMDDIIWDQVSGYSRASNNLGGFEGGVTNGQPLVIRAVMKPIPTLYKPLMSVDIETHQAKRATVERSDPTALPAAGVVMENVIATVILSEILDKFPSDNMVDLRTSLESYRDYIRSY